A genomic segment from Triticum dicoccoides isolate Atlit2015 ecotype Zavitan chromosome 1A, WEW_v2.0, whole genome shotgun sequence encodes:
- the LOC119276172 gene encoding late embryogenesis abundant protein B19.1A codes for MASGQQERSQLDRKAREGETVVPGGTGGKSLEAQQNLAEGRSRGGQTRREQMGEEGYSEMGRKGGLSTNDESGGERAAREGIDIDESKFKTKS; via the exons ATGGCTTCCGGCCAGCAGGAGAGGTCGCAGCTGGACCGCAAGGCCCGCGAGGGCGAGACCGTCGTCCCCGGCGGCACCGGCGGGAAGTCCCTCGAGGCGCAGCAGAACCTCGCCGAAG GGCGCAGCCGTGGCGGGCAGACTCGCAGGGAGCAGATGGGGGAGGAGGGGTACAGCGAGATGGGTCGCAAGGGCGGGCTGAGCACCAACGACGAGTCCGGCGGCGAGCGCGCGGCCAGGGAGGGCATCGACATCGACGAGTCCAAGTTCAAGACCAAGTCCTAG